The following proteins are encoded in a genomic region of Rhodoferax aquaticus:
- a CDS encoding cbb3-type cytochrome oxidase subunit 3, giving the protein MDINTLRSVATVVSMVTFIGIVWWACSKRRAQDFTEAANLPFEQD; this is encoded by the coding sequence ATGGATATCAATACCCTGAGATCTGTTGCGACCGTGGTCAGCATGGTGACTTTCATTGGCATCGTCTGGTGGGCCTGCTCTAAGCGCCGCGCCCAAGACTTTACTGAAGCCGCCAACCTGCCATTTGAGCAGGACTGA
- the ccoO gene encoding cytochrome-c oxidase, cbb3-type subunit II, with translation MANQPKSSGLSHEKIETSNFLMIVLILVVLLAGGMVEIVPLFFQKSTTEPIKGIQPYTALQLAGRDVYIREGCYNCHSQMIRPFRAETLRYGHYSVAGESVYDHPFQWGSKRTGPDLARVGGKYSDEWHRIHLVNPRDVVPESNMPAYPWLATNLVDAESLPSHLAALRKVGVPYTDEQIAKASEEVKGKTELEATIAYLQVLGLALK, from the coding sequence ATGGCTAATCAACCTAAATCTTCGGGCTTGTCGCACGAGAAAATTGAAACCAGCAACTTCTTGATGATCGTTTTGATCTTGGTGGTGCTGCTGGCTGGGGGAATGGTGGAAATCGTTCCTTTGTTCTTCCAAAAATCGACGACTGAGCCGATTAAGGGCATCCAGCCCTACACAGCTTTGCAACTTGCGGGACGTGACGTCTACATTCGCGAAGGTTGCTACAACTGCCACTCGCAAATGATCCGTCCTTTCCGTGCCGAGACTTTGCGCTACGGCCACTACTCCGTGGCCGGCGAGTCAGTGTATGACCACCCCTTCCAATGGGGGAGCAAACGCACGGGGCCTGACTTGGCGCGTGTGGGCGGTAAATACAGTGATGAGTGGCATCGCATTCATTTGGTGAATCCGCGTGACGTCGTGCCTGAATCCAATATGCCAGCCTATCCATGGCTTGCAACTAACTTGGTAGACGCAGAGAGCCTACCTTCGCACTTGGCAGCGTTGCGCAAAGTGGGGGTGCCTTACACCGATGAGCAAATTGCAAAAGCCTCTGAAGAAGTTAAGGGAAAAACTGAACTCGAAGCCACCATTGCCTACCTGCAGGTGTTGGGCTTGGCTCTCAAGTAA